The following are encoded together in the Montipora foliosa isolate CH-2021 chromosome 12, ASM3666993v2, whole genome shotgun sequence genome:
- the LOC137978897 gene encoding uncharacterized protein, with amino-acid sequence MPPKRSARLSASASKPPAAKKQKRGRKSSATVSREEVATPSTANVTLPAIPPDLVEQIVNRVADEVSRRMASGTGGLPSNTNALKEVPVIDMTAAGSAANGISPLVQGSINAVQKNLTGTDFQTAGSTSHGPIPHRDTPVSAASELAAIVSTLMQSSLQPSSLPTYKRAWRLYNQFLHSTFRGLSVALPISPPNLALFIAYMFDNHYAPSTVNTYISALGYSHKLSGYPDPSKVFFIMQMLKGYGKLGARLDSRLPITLPILHRILEAASSFSSSKYQICQFQAMCSIAFHAFLRVGEMTSTTSLGPRPLQIHQVVQLVNDSNTIVSLKIVFEDFKHSYNQPPSSMVINRVPIFCPVQLMLDYLALRGNKPGPLFITLHGHPVSRANFTDQLSLAIKFCGLNPARYKGHSFRIGAASHAADRGLSDAQIRVLGRWKSNAFHRYIRIPSVST; translated from the exons ATGCCTCCAAAGCGTTCAGCCCGGCTTTCAGCTTCCGCCTCTAAGCCACCAGCGGCCAAGAAACAGAAGAGGGGCAGGAAGTCATCTGCCACTGTTTCCAGGGAAGAGGTGGCTACTCCTTCAACAGCCAATGTAACTCTGCCTGCAATTCCACCAGATCTTGTCGAACAAATTGTTAACAGGGTGGCAGACGAAGTTTCGAGACGCATGGCAAGTGGTACTGGTGGTCTACCGTCCAATACCAACGCACTGAAAGAGGTGCCTGTCATAGACATGACAGCAGCAGGGTCAGCAGCGAATGGCATTTCTCCCCTTGTTCAGGGCTCAATCAACGCAGTTCAGAAGAACCTTACAG GTACAGACTTTCAGACAGCTGGCTCCACCTCACATGGACCAATCCCCCACAGAGATACCCCTGTATCTGCAGCCTCAGAACTGGCAGCCATAGTTTCAACCCTTATGCAATCGAGCCTGCAGCCGTCATCCCTTCCTACCTACAAAAGGGCTTGGAGGCTGTATAATCAGTTTTTACATTCAACGTTTCGAGGGTTATCTGTGGCACTTCCCATTTCACCTCCTAATTTAGCACTATTCATTGCATATATGTTTGATAATCATTATGCTCCATCCACAGTGAATACATATATTTCTGCCTTAGGGTATTCACACAAGTTATCTGGATATCCAGACCCTTCTAAGGTTttctttattatgcaaatgtTAAAAGGCTATGGTAAGCTTGGAGCCCGTTTGGATAGTCGGTTGCCAATTACTCTTCCGATTTTACATAGGATCTTGGAAGCTGCCTCAAGTTTTTCAAGTTCGAAGTATCAAATTTGTCAATTTCAAGCTATGTGCTCCATTGCTTTTCATGCTTTTCTTAGAGTAGGTGAAATGACCTCCACAACAAGCCTTGGTCCTCGACCTTTACAAATTCATCAAGTAGTTCAGCTGGTGAATGACTCCAATACCatagtttctttaaaaattgtttttgaggATTTTAAACACAGTTATAACCAGCCGCCTTCTTCTATGGTCATTAATCGTGTACCCATTTTCTGTCCAGTTCAGTTGATGTTGGATTATTTGGCTCTACGGGGTAACAAACCTGGCCCCCTTTTTATTACATTACATGGTCATCCAGTTTCTCGAGCCAATTTTACTGATCAGCTGTCTTTGGCGATTAAATTCTGTGGGCTCAACCCTGCTCGTTATAAGGGACATAGTTTTCGGATTGGGGCTGCATCTCATGCTGCAGATCGGGGTTTGTCTGATGCCCAGATACGAGTTTTGGGCAGGTGGAAGTCTAATGCTTTTCATCGATATATTCGTATTCCTTCTGTATCAACGTAG